In one window of Nicotiana tabacum cultivar K326 chromosome 12, ASM71507v2, whole genome shotgun sequence DNA:
- the LOC142166916 gene encoding DExH-box ATP-dependent RNA helicase DExH12-like, whose product MGHLEAQAVYEYGANSPESLYGKIDPKTFGDRAYKGRPDKAARKREPLLVSDWHRQSKKRRLLESVLTSTEEEGVYQPKTKQTRAAYEALLSLIQQQLGDQPLNIVTAAADEILAVLKNDYFTNPDKKKKQIENLLNSVSNEVFDQLVSIGRLITDYQGDGDGDAPLDDDVGVAVQFEENEEEEEESDLDDEEDEDNDVLDADCSSAMPIIADYEMREADDGMSLNVQDVDAYWLQRKISRAYEPQIDPQQSQKLAEEVLKTLAEGDDREVETKLLLHLQFDKFTLIKYLLRNRLKVVWCTRLARAEDQAKRKEIEQEMLRLGPDHAAVLEQLHATRSTAKERQLHLEKNIREEARHLKDGDRDNDNAWLMGQHQLLNLDSLAFPQGSLSMANKKCELPVGSYRNHKKGYEEVHVPALKPKPLAPGEELVKISSIPVWAQPAFSGMTQLNRVQSKVYETALFSPENILLCAPTGAGKTNVAMLTILQQIALNRNLDGSFNHTNYKIVYVAPMKALVSEVVGNLSKRLEHYGVKVKELSGDQTLTHQQIEGTQIIVTTPEKWDIITRKLGNRTYMQLVKLVIIDEIHLLHDNRGPVLESIIARTIRQIEITKEHIRLVGLSATLPNYQDVALFLRVDLNKGLFHFDNSYRPVPLAQQYIGITVKKPLQRFQLMNDICYEKVISVAGKHQVLIFVHSRKETTKTAQAIRHAALGNDTLTKFLKEDGLTREILQSQTELIKSNDLKDLLPYGFAIHHAGLVRTDRQLVEELFADGHVQVLVSTATLAWGVNLPAHTVIIKGTKIYNPEKGAWTELSPLDVMQMLGRAGRPQYDTYGEGIIITGHSELQYYLSLMNQQLPIESQFISKLADQLNAEIVLGTVQNVKEACKWLLYTYLYVRMVQNPTLYGLAADALETDYALEGRRADLVYSAATLLDKSNLVKYDKRSGYFQVTDLGRIASYYYITHGTISTYNEHLKPITGDIELCRLFSLSEEFKYVTVRQDEKIELAKLLDRVPIPIKESLEEPRTKINVLLQAYISRLKLEGLSLSSDMVYISQSAARLMRALFEIVLKRGWAKLAEKTLKWCKMISKRMWSVQTPLRQFHDISNEILMKLEKKDLAWEHYYDLSSQELGEFIRFPKKGRMLDKCIHQFPKLNLAAHVQPITRSVLRVELTITPDFQWEDAVHGFVEPFWVIVEDNDGEYILHHEYFMLKKQYIDKDQTLNFTVPIYEPLPLQYFIRVVSDRWLGSETVLPVSFLHLTLPEKYLPPTELLDLQPLPVTALRHPAYEALYQDFKHFNPVQTQVFTVLYNSDDNVLVAAPTGSGKTICAEFAILRNHQKGPDNISRTVYIAPLEALAKERFSDWKKKFGDSLGIRVVKLIGETAKDLKLLEKGQLIISTPVKWDALSRRWKQRKHVQQVSLFIIDELHLIGGQGGPILEVIVSRMRYISSRVENKIRIVALSTSLANAKDLGEWIGATSHGLFNFPSGVRPVPLDIHIQDVDIANFEARMQAMTKHTYTAIVQHARKGKPAIVYVPTRKHARLTAVDLMSYSSMDREDTPMFLLRSAEELEPFVERINEPMLKETLKYGVGYLHDGLSGTDQEIVKTLFETGWIQVCVMNSTMCWGVPLSAHLVVVTGTQYYDGRENMHTDYPVTDLLKMMGHASRPLVDSCGKCVILCHTPRKDYYKKFLYDAFPVESHLQHYVHDNLIAEVVVGVIQNKQDAVDYLTWTFMYRRLPQNPNYYNLQGVSHRHLSDHLSELVENAISDLEASKCVAVEDDFLLSPLNLGMIASYYYISYTTIERFSSSLSSKTKLKGLLEILASASEYKRLPIRPGEEELTRRLINHQRFSFENPKYTDPHTQANALLQAHFSRQVVGGNLASDQQEVLLSAIRLLQAMVDVISSNKWLSLALLAMEVSQMVTQGMWEHDSILLQVPHFTNELAKKCQENPGKSIETVFDLMEMEDDERRELLQMSDLQLMDVARFCNRFPNIDLTYDVLNRDNVSAGGDVSVQVTLERDLEGGTEVGPVFAPRYPTTKEEGWWLVVGDTKSNQLLAIKRVTLQRKSSVKLNFSAPAEAGKRTYTLYFMCDSYLGCDQEYILTLDVKAAMIKEDSERV is encoded by the coding sequence ATGGGCCATTTGGAAGCACAAGCAGTGTATGAATACGGAGCCAACTCACCTGAGTCTCTTTATGGGAAAATAGACCCCAAAACATTTGGTGATCGTGCTTACAAGGGTAGACCTGACAAGGCTGCTAGGAAGCGCGAACCACTACTTGTCTCTGATTGGCATAGACAAAGCAAGAAGAGACGGTTACTTGAAAGTGTTCTTACTTCAACTGAGGAAGAAGGTGTTTACCAGCCTAAAACCAAGCAAACGAGGGCTGCTTATGAGGCCCTGCTCAGCCTCATTCAGCAGCAACTTGGTGACCAACCATTGAATATTGTTACTGCTGCAGCTGATGAGATATTGGCTGTCTTAAAAAATGACTACTTTACCAACCCTGATAAGAAGAAAAAACAGATTGAAAACCTGTTAAATTCCGTATCAAATGAGGTGTTTGACCAGTTGGTGTCGATTGGGCGACTCATCACTGATTATCAAGGTGATGGCGATGGCGATGCACCTCTGGATGATGATGTTGGTGTAGCTGTTCAGtttgaggagaatgaagaagaagaagaagagagtgaccttgatgatgaagaggatgagGACAATGATGTGCTGGATGCCGACTGTTCTAGTGCTATGCCTATCATTGCTGATTATGAGATGCGTGAGGCGGATGACGGAATGTCCTTGAATGTTCAGGACGTAGATGCTTATTGGCTTCAAAGAAAGATCTCTCGAGCTTATGAGCCCCAGATCGATCCGCAACAGAGCCAAAAGCTTGCTGAAGAGGTTCTCAAAACTCTTGCTGAAGGCGATGATCGTGAAGTAGAAACCAAGCTACTGTTGCATCTCCAATTTGATAAGTTCACTCTCATCAAATATCTTCTGCGGAACCGGCTAAAGGTAGTATGGTGTACCCGTCTTGCACGGGCTGAAGACCAAGCGAAAAGGAAGGAAATTGAACAAgagatgttgcggttggggccaGATCATGCCGCGGTACTAGAGCAGTTGCATGCTACTAGGTCTACTGCAAAAGAGAGGCAACTGCATTTGGAGAAAAACATTAGGGAAGAAGCTCGGCATCTCAAAGATGGTGACAGAGATAATGATAATGCTTGGTTAATGGGGCAACACCAGCTGCTTAATCTTGACAGCCTTGCATTTCCTCAAGGTAGTCTGTCGATGGCAAATAAAAAATGCGAGCTTCCAGTGGGGTCTTATAGGAATCATAAGAAGGGGTATGAGGAAGTTCACGTGCCAGCACTGAAGCCAAAGCCACTAGCCCCTGGAGAAGAGCTTGTGAAGATCTCCTCCATTCCGGTGTGGGCTCAACCAGCGTTCAGTGGGATGACCCAATTGAATAGGGTTCAGAGTAAAGTATATGAGACTGCCCTCTTTTCCCCAGAGAACATCTTGCTCTGTGCTCCAACGGGTGCTGGGAAGACCAATGTAGCTATGCTCACTATACTTCAGCAAATCGCTCTAAACCGCAACTTAGATGGATCATTCAACCACACCAATTATAAGATTGTGTATGTGGCACCTATGAAAGCCCTTGTTTCTGAAGTGGTTGGCAATCTCTCCAAGCGTTTGGAACATTACGGTGTCAAGGTAAAAGAGTTGAGCGGTGATCAAACATTAACTCATCAACAGATTGAAGGGACTCAAATTATTGTGACTACCCCTGAGAAGTGGGATATTATAACTAGAAAGTTAGGTAATCGCACTTATATGCAGCTTGTTAAACTTGTTATTATAGATGAGATACATCTCCTGCATGACAATCGAGGTCCTGTTTTGGAGAGTATCATTGCAAGAACTATCAGACAGATTGAAATCACAAAAGAGCATATTCGGCTTGTTGGATTGTCAGCAACTCTTCCAAATTATCAGGATGTGGCTTTGTTTTTGCGAGTTGATCTGAATAAAGGACTCTTCCATTTTGACAATAGCTATAGACCTGTACCGTTGGCTCAACAGTATATTGGAATTACTGTTAAGAAGCCACTGCAGAGGTTCCAGTTGATGAATGATATTTGCTATGAGAAGGTGATTAGTGTTGCAGGAAAGCATCAGGTGCTTATCTTTGTTCATTCTAGGAAGGAAACAACTAAAACAGCTCAAGCAATCCGGCATGCTGCACTTGGTAATGACACCCTTACTAAGTTTTTGAAGGAGGATGGTTTAACTCGGGAAATTTTACAGTCTCAAACTGAGCTTATCAAGAGCAATGATCTCAAAGATCTTTTACCATATGGTTTTGCAATTCACCATGCGGGTTTGGTCAGAACTGATCGGCAGCTTGTGGAGGAGCTTTTTGCTGATGGACATGTGCAAGTGTTGGTCTCAACTGCAACTTTAGCTTGGGGTGTAAATTTACCTGCACATACTGTCATTATAAAAGGTACCAAGATTTACAATCCTGAAAAAGGAGCATGGACTGAACTCAGTCCTCTTGATGTTATGCAAATGCTTGGCCGTGCTGGAAGGCCTCAATATGACACTTATGGTGAAGGAATCATCATAACTGGACACAGTGAACTGCAATATTATCTTTCTTTGATGAATCAACAGCTTCCTATTGAAAGTCAGTTTATATCCAAGTTGGCTGATCAATTGAATGCAGAGATTGTTCTTGGGACAGTACAGAATGTCAAAGAGGCATGCAAGTGGCTCCTATATACTTACCTCTATGTTCGCATGGTACAGAATCCCACACTTTATGGTCTAGCTGCGGATGCCCTCGAAACTGATTATGCTTTGGAGGGAAGGCGTGCTGACTTGGTTTATTCTGCTGCTACGTTGCTGGACAAGAGTAACTTGGTTAAGTACGATAAGAGAAGTGGATATTTCCAGGTGACTGACCTGGGGCGCATTGCGAGCTATTATTACATAACTCATGGGACAATTTCCACGTACAATGAGCATTTGAAGCCCATCACGGGTGATATTGAACTTTGTAGGCTTTTCTCTCTCAGTGAGGAATTCAAATATGTAACAGTCAGACAAGATGAGAAAATAGAATTGGCAAAGCTTCTAGATCGTGTCCCTATTCCGATAAAAGAGAGTCTTGAGGAGCCTAGAACCAAGATCAATGTTCTACTGCAGGCGTATATTTCACGGCTGAAGCTTGAAGGGTTGTCTCTATCATCCGACATGGTTTATATATCTCAAAGTGCTGCACGTCTGATGCGAGCCCTTTTTGAGATTGTTCTGAAGAGAGGATGGGCTAAGTTAGCTGAGAAGACCTTGAAATGGTGCAAAATGATAAGTAAGAGGATGTGGAGCGTACAAACACCACTCCGCCAATTCCACGACATTTCAAATGAGATATTGATGAAGTTGGAGAAGAAAGATCTTGCTTGGGAGCATTATTACGATCTTTCATCACAAGAGTTGGGAGAGTTTATCCGGTTCCCGAAGAAGGGTAGAATGTTAGACAAGTGTATTCATCAGTTCCCGAAGCTGAACCTCGCAGCACATGTTCAGCCAATTACCCGGTCAGTCTTGAGGGTAGAATTGACCATTACACCGGATTTCCAGTGGGAGGACGCGGTCCATGGTTTTGTAGAACCTTTCTGGGTGATTGTTGAAGACAATGATGGGGAATATATTCTTCATCATGAATATTTCATGCTGAAGAAGCAGTATATTGATAAAGACCAGACTTTGAACTTCACAGTCCCAATATATGAGCCATTGCCCCTTCAGTATTTCATTCGTGTTGTCTCTGACAGGTGGCTAGGGTCTGAGACTGTTTTGCCAGTCTCTTTCCTACACCTGACTTTGCCAGAAAAATATCTTCCTCCCACTGAGTTACTAGACTTACAACCTCTACCAGTTACTGCATTGAGGCATCCAGCATATGAAGCACTTTATCAAGATTTTAAGCATTTCAATCCGGTTCAGACTCAGGTATTCACCGTTTTGTACAATTCAGATGACAATGTCTTGGTTGCAGCTCCAACTGGTAGTGGGAAGACCATTTGCGCTGAATTTGCCATATTGAGGAATCATCAGAAAGGACCTGATAATATCAGTCGTACTGTGTATATAGCTCCACTAGAGGCTCTGGCCAAGGAGCGGTTCAGTGATTGGAAGAAGAAATTTGGAGACTCTCTGGGAATTAGAGTTGTTAAATTAATTGGGGAGACTGCCAAAGATCTGAAGCTGTTAGAGAAGGGTCAGTTAATTATCAGCACGCCTGTGAAATGGGATGCTTTATCTCGTCGCTGGAAACAGCGAAAGCATGTTCAGCAAGTCAGTCTTTTCATTATTGATGAATTACACCTGATTGGTGGTCAAGGTGGCCCAATCCTGGAGGTGATTGTCTCTCGGATGAGATATATTTCAAGCCGGGTTGAGAACAAGATCCGCATCGTTGCTTTGTCAACTTCCCTAGCTAATGCCAAGGATTTGGGAGAATGGATTGGGGCTACATCTCATGGGCTCTTCAACTTTCCTTCTGGTGTTAGGCCCGTGCCACTGGATATTCACATTCAAGATGTTGATATTGCCAACTTTGAAGCTAGGATGCAAGCCATGACAAAACACACATATACTGCAATTGTCCAACATGCAAGGAAAGGAAAGCCTGCAATTGTGTACGTTCCCACGAGGAAGCATGCACGCCTGACTGCTGTTGATCTGATGAGTTATTCTAGTATGGACAGAGAAGACACACCCATGTTTCTGCTACGATCTGCAGAAGAGCTGGAGCCTTTTGTGGAGAGGATCAATGAACCTATGCTGAAAGAGACACTCAAGTATGGTGTGGGTTACTTGCATGACGGATTGAGCGGCACTGATCAGGAAATAGTGAAGACGTTGTTTGAAACTGGATGGATTCAAGTATGTGTAATGAACAGTACAATGTGTTGGGGAGTACCACTATCTGCCCATTTGGTGGTGGTGACGGGAACACAGTACTATGATGGTAGGGAAAATATGCACACTGATTATCCAGTTACTGATTTGTTGAAGATGATGGGTCATGCCAGTCGACCTCTTGTAGATAGCTGTGGGAAGTGTGTCATCCTTTGCCATACACCACGCAAGGACTACTACAAGAAGTTCTTGTATGATGCATTCCCAGTTGAAAGCCATCTGCAACACTATGTCCATGACAATTTGATTGCTGAGGTGGTTGTGGGAGTTATTCAGAACAAGCAGGATGCGGTGGATTACCTAACATGGACCTTCATGTATAGAAGGCTGCCACAGAATCCAAACTACTACAATCTGCAGGGTGTTAGTCACAGGCATCTGTCGGACCACCTCTCAGAGCTGGTGGAGAATGCTATCAGTGACTTGGAGGCAAGCAAATGCGTTGCTGTTGAGGATGACTTTTTGCTTTCACCTTTGAACCTTGGCATGATAGCGTCATACTATTATATCAGTTACACGACAATAGAGCGATTTAGCTCTTCCCTGTCCTCCAAAACGAAGTTGAAGGGCTTACTGGAAATATTGGCTTCAGCGTCGGAGTATAAACGGTTGCCTATAAGACCAGGTGAAGAGGAGTTGACAAGAAGGTTGATTAATCACCAGCGTTTCTCCTTTGAGAATCCGAAATACACAGATCCTCACACCCAGGCTAATGCTCTTTTACAAGCCCATTTTTCTAGGCAAGTGGTGGGTGGAAATCTTGCTTCTGACCAGCAAGAGGTGCTTCTTTCTGCTATTAGGCTGCTTCAAGCAATGGTTGATGTTATTTCCAGTAACAAATGGCTTAGTCTAGCACTTCTAGCAATGGAGGTGAGCCAGATGGTGACACAGGGAATGTGGGAACATGACTCGATACTTCTTCAGGTTCCACACTTTACAAATGAATTGGCTAAGAAGTGTCAAGAAAATCCAGGAAAGAGTATAGAAACAGTGTTTGATTTAATGGAGATGGAAGATGACGAGAGGCGTGAGCTCTTGCAAATGTCGGACTTACAGCTTATGGATGTTGCCCGGTTTTGTAATCGGTTTCCAAACATTGATTTGACATATGATGTGTTGAACCGTGATAATGTGAGTGCTGGAGGCGATGTGAGTGTGCAGGTAACCCTTGAGCGAGATCTTGAGGGTGGAACAGAGGTTGGACCTGTTTTTGCACCTAGATATCCCACAACCAAGGAAGAAGGATGGTGGCTTGTTGTTGGCGATACAAAGAGCAACCAACTGCTGGCCATTAAGAGAGTTACCCTGCAAAGGAAGTCCAGTGTCAAGCTCAATTTTTCTGCACCTGCAGAAGCTGGAAAGAGGACCTACACACTCTATTTCATGTGCGATTCTTATCTGGGTTGTGACCAGGAGTATATTCTTACACTTGATGTTAAAGCGGCAATGATTAAAGAGGACAGTGAAAGAGTCTGA